One Rhizobiales bacterium GAS188 DNA window includes the following coding sequences:
- a CDS encoding Signal transduction histidine kinase encodes MGGSFGYAAEAALVPDKQRRKWRPTLGMIVFVVLATVMALPLVGLFFFRLYENQLIRQTESELIAQTAVLAAVFAHEVETTPAARAQLRPQPSLSEPVRTETGDFHPIEPVLDLAGNGILGRRPDASDAATQADPAFVEIGAKLQAIATQAQAVTLAGFRILDPDGTVIGGREELGRSLAHVEEVALALRGQYGSALRIRVSHSPPPPLYSMSRGTSVRVFVAMPVIVDQAVAGVVYASRTPNNIFKHLYGERQKVILAALSIVMVTVLIGFVFSRTIARPIHALIAQTRVIGNGGQNEIRPLGQHGTREVAMLSQSFLDMAARLSERSDYIRTFAAHVSHELKSPLTSIQGAAELLKDSVASQASMSDGQRRHFLDNIIDDTRHLTLLLERLRELARADNPQRSGSTALASVLATLRQAFPTLDVAVDGDQGLAFAMSLENAVITFSHLFDNAASHNAKQMRIGIENRHGQLVIDLADDGDGISDANRARIFDQFFTTRRETGGTGMGLGIVQSMLRSHGGSITLQPSSRGTKFRITIPLVAVPG; translated from the coding sequence GTGGGGGGCTCTTTCGGATATGCCGCAGAGGCCGCGCTAGTGCCCGACAAGCAGCGTCGCAAATGGCGGCCGACCCTCGGCATGATCGTCTTCGTCGTGCTGGCGACCGTCATGGCGCTGCCGCTCGTCGGCCTGTTCTTCTTCCGCCTCTACGAAAACCAGCTGATCCGCCAGACCGAATCCGAGCTGATCGCGCAGACGGCGGTACTGGCGGCCGTGTTCGCCCACGAGGTCGAGACGACGCCGGCAGCCCGCGCTCAGCTACGGCCTCAGCCATCGCTGAGCGAGCCCGTGAGAACGGAGACAGGGGATTTCCATCCGATCGAGCCGGTGCTGGACCTTGCCGGCAACGGTATTTTAGGTCGGCGCCCTGATGCAAGCGATGCGGCGACACAAGCGGATCCGGCTTTCGTCGAGATCGGCGCGAAGCTCCAGGCCATTGCGACGCAGGCGCAAGCCGTGACGCTCGCAGGGTTTCGCATCCTCGATCCCGACGGCACGGTGATCGGCGGCCGGGAGGAGCTCGGCCGCTCCTTGGCGCATGTCGAGGAAGTCGCGCTTGCGCTTCGCGGCCAGTACGGCAGCGCCTTGCGCATCCGCGTCTCGCATTCCCCGCCTCCGCCCCTCTACTCGATGAGCCGCGGCACGAGCGTGCGCGTCTTCGTCGCCATGCCGGTCATCGTCGATCAGGCCGTGGCCGGTGTGGTCTACGCCTCGCGCACACCCAACAACATCTTCAAGCATCTTTACGGCGAGCGCCAGAAGGTCATCCTCGCGGCGCTGAGCATCGTGATGGTGACGGTGCTGATCGGCTTCGTGTTCTCGCGCACCATCGCGCGGCCGATCCACGCCTTGATCGCGCAGACCCGTGTCATCGGCAATGGCGGGCAAAACGAGATCCGGCCGCTTGGGCAGCATGGCACACGGGAAGTCGCGATGCTCTCGCAGAGCTTTCTCGACATGGCGGCGCGGCTCTCGGAAAGGTCCGACTACATCAGGACCTTCGCGGCGCATGTCTCGCATGAGCTGAAATCGCCGCTCACCTCCATTCAGGGTGCGGCGGAACTTCTGAAGGATTCCGTCGCGTCGCAGGCATCGATGAGCGACGGGCAGCGCCGGCATTTCCTGGATAACATCATCGACGATACGCGCCACCTGACCCTGCTTCTGGAACGATTGCGCGAGCTGGCGCGCGCCGACAATCCGCAGAGGAGCGGCTCGACGGCGCTCGCATCCGTCCTGGCGACGCTTCGGCAGGCCTTTCCGACACTCGATGTCGCGGTCGACGGGGACCAGGGGCTGGCCTTCGCCATGTCGCTGGAAAATGCCGTGATCACCTTCTCGCATCTCTTCGACAATGCGGCGAGCCATAATGCCAAGCAGATGCGGATCGGGATCGAGAACCGGCATGGCCAGCTCGTCATCGACCTTGCCGATGACGGCGACGGCATCTCGGACGCCAATCGCGCCAGGATCTTCGATCAGTTCTTCACCACCAGGCGCGAAACCGGCGGCACCGGGATGGGGCTTGGCATCGTGCAATCCATGCTCCGCTCGCATGGCGGCTCGATCACGCTGCAGCCCTCCAGCCGGGGCACGAAGTTTCGGATCACGATTCCGCTCGTTGCGGTTCCTGGGTGA
- a CDS encoding two-component system, OmpR family, response regulator, with product MHRILVVDDDPHIRDVICFALEKAGMTTDSARNGSDALRQVELRAPSLIVLDVGMPEMDGLEVCRRLRKSSDIPILFLSARDEEIDRVLGLEMGGDDYVTKPFSPRELVARVNVILRRSKAGNAGEGRDKQPRSHGQLVIDPGRHMATIGGSELGLTAVEFSILAAMAARPSFVFTREQLMTAAYNGKVHVSDRTIDSHIRNVRAKCAGAGCSNAVETVHGVGFRLGLCEVERP from the coding sequence GTGCACCGCATCCTCGTCGTCGATGATGATCCGCATATCCGGGACGTGATCTGCTTTGCCCTGGAAAAGGCCGGAATGACGACCGATTCCGCCCGCAACGGCAGCGACGCGCTGCGGCAAGTCGAGTTGCGGGCGCCGAGCCTGATCGTGCTCGATGTCGGCATGCCCGAAATGGACGGGCTCGAGGTCTGCCGACGCTTGCGCAAATCCTCCGACATACCGATCCTGTTTCTCTCGGCACGCGACGAGGAGATCGACCGGGTGCTCGGGCTCGAGATGGGCGGCGACGATTATGTCACCAAGCCCTTCAGCCCGCGCGAGCTCGTCGCACGGGTGAACGTCATCCTGCGCCGATCGAAAGCCGGCAATGCGGGAGAGGGCCGCGACAAGCAGCCTCGATCGCATGGCCAGCTGGTGATCGATCCCGGCCGGCATATGGCGACGATCGGCGGCAGCGAGCTCGGCCTGACCGCCGTCGAGTTCTCCATTCTGGCCGCGATGGCGGCACGCCCGAGCTTCGTCTTCACCCGCGAGCAGTTGATGACCGCAGCCTATAACGGCAAGGTCCATGTTTCCGACCGCACCATCGACAGCCATATCCGCAATGTCCGGGCGAAATGCGCAGGCGCCGGCTGCAGCAACGCCGTGGAAACCGTGCATGGCGTCGGCTTCAGGCTCGGCCTTTGCGAGGTCGAGCGCCCGTGA